One window from the genome of Dioscorea cayenensis subsp. rotundata cultivar TDr96_F1 chromosome 3, TDr96_F1_v2_PseudoChromosome.rev07_lg8_w22 25.fasta, whole genome shotgun sequence encodes:
- the LOC120251223 gene encoding LOW QUALITY PROTEIN: beta-1,3-galactosyltransferase pvg3 (The sequence of the model RefSeq protein was modified relative to this genomic sequence to represent the inferred CDS: deleted 1 base in 1 codon) — MNSIGFTKPSIGTIILLLLPFMLLALIFVVIYPNEFQLQSLTGIAPVIITHASNSTSFFSPEKPAFRLLIGILTLPDHYERRHLLRLVYSLEPPVNAVIDVKFVFCNLTKDDQRVLVALEIIRFDDIIILDCPENMNDGKTYTYFSSLPMLFNGSNGDDKPYDYVMKADDDIYFRLPRLVESLKEDAREDMYYGFVIPCDSMDPFHDYMSGMGYILSWDLVQWISSSNIPRNNSVGPEDMMTGKWMTLGQKAKNRFNTKPAMYDFPIPVPIDTCSHEFVPDTIAVHRLKDNPKWARTLKYFNVTDALKPSKLYHIP; from the exons ATGAATTCCATTGGCTTCACAAAGCCCTCTATAGGGACTATCATCTTGCTCTTATTACCCTTCATGCTTCTTGCCCTTATCTTCGTTGTCATTTATCCAAATGAGTTCCAACTCCAATCTTTAACCGGCATTGCCCCTGTTATCATCACCCATGCCTCCAATTCTACCTCATTTTTCTCACCGGAAAAACCCGCCTTTCGCCTTCTCATTGGCATTTTAACTCTTCCTGATCACTATGAAAGACGGCATCTTCTCCGGCTTGTGTACTCATTAGAGCCACCGGTGAATGCCGTTATTGATGTTAAGTTCGTCTTTTGTAACCTTACTAAAGATGATCAAAGAGTTTTGGTTGCTTTAGAGATCATTCGTTTTGACGAcattattattcttgattgccCGGAGAACATGAACGATGGCAAGACTTACACTTACTTCTCAAGCTTGCCAATGCTTTTCAATGGCAGCAATGGTGATGACAAGCCTTATGATTATGTTATGAAGGCAGATGATGATATTTACTTCAGACTTCCAAG ACTTGTTGAGTCACTGAAAGAAGATGCC AGGGAGGACATGTACTATGGTTTTGTGATTCCCTGTGACAGCATGGATCCCTTCCATGACTACATGTCAGGGATGGGCTACATTCTCTCATGGGACTTAGTTCAATGgatttcttcatcaaatataCCTCGAAACAATTCTGTCGGTCCCGAAGACATGATGACCGGCAAATGGATGACTCTCGGCCAAAAGGCGAAGAACCGATTCAATACAAAGCCGGCAATGTATGACTTCCCTATTCCGGTTCCTATTGATACTTGCTCTCATGAGTTTGTTCCTGATACTATAGCTGTTCATCGTCTTAAGGATAACCCTAAGTGGGCTAGGACTCTTAAGTACTTCAATGTCACTGATGCTTTGAAGCCTTCTAAGTTGTATCATAtcccttga